The following coding sequences are from one Bifidobacterium sp. window:
- the purD gene encoding phosphoribosylamine--glycine ligase, translating into MGQKVLVIGSGAREHAVAYTLLKGESVDAVYCSPGNPGMERDGIHTSQLAQSNHAALIDFVRENDIDWVFVGPEVPLMEGIVDGFAQAGIKAFGPNKAAAQIEGSKDFAKRLMERHNIPTAAYETFDDLDRAKQYVHDHGAPIVVKADGLAAGKGVTVAMSVEDAFEALDEIFVDHRFGLAGAKVVIEDYLEGQEFSLMSFVRDDEFWPMPISQDHKRAYDGDEGPNTGGMGAYSPVPQISQDVIDTAIETIIKPTAQAMVDEGVPFTGILYAGLIATADGPKVIEYNARFGDPETEVVLPRLESDFGAGINALLEGQQPEFTWKTEGATLGVVLAAQGYPNNTVTGAPIPDISVDDSSHVYYAGVANSEQTTTQLLTSSGRVLLLESSGDTIEDAQRKVYRILDELDTTGMFYRKDIGAKAL; encoded by the coding sequence ATGGGACAGAAGGTTTTGGTTATCGGCTCAGGTGCTCGTGAGCATGCAGTTGCTTATACCTTGCTCAAGGGCGAGAGTGTCGATGCAGTGTATTGCTCCCCTGGTAACCCTGGTATGGAACGTGACGGTATTCATACCAGCCAACTTGCACAAAGTAACCATGCTGCTCTGATTGATTTCGTTCGCGAGAACGACATCGACTGGGTATTCGTTGGACCCGAAGTCCCCCTGATGGAAGGTATAGTCGACGGTTTCGCGCAGGCAGGCATTAAAGCTTTTGGTCCTAATAAAGCTGCAGCGCAGATTGAAGGATCCAAAGACTTCGCCAAACGACTGATGGAACGCCATAATATCCCGACCGCAGCTTATGAAACTTTTGATGACCTCGATCGAGCAAAACAGTATGTTCATGATCATGGTGCTCCTATTGTGGTGAAAGCTGATGGTTTAGCAGCAGGTAAAGGCGTCACCGTCGCCATGAGTGTTGAGGACGCTTTTGAAGCTCTTGACGAGATTTTTGTTGATCACCGTTTTGGTCTAGCCGGAGCCAAGGTGGTTATCGAGGACTATCTTGAAGGCCAAGAGTTTTCACTGATGAGCTTCGTTCGCGACGATGAATTCTGGCCTATGCCTATTTCGCAGGACCATAAGCGCGCATATGACGGTGATGAAGGTCCCAACACCGGCGGTATGGGAGCATATAGTCCTGTCCCCCAGATCAGTCAGGATGTGATTGACACAGCAATTGAAACCATTATTAAGCCAACTGCTCAAGCAATGGTTGATGAAGGTGTGCCGTTTACGGGCATCTTGTATGCAGGACTTATCGCCACTGCTGATGGTCCGAAGGTAATTGAATACAATGCACGTTTTGGTGATCCCGAGACAGAAGTAGTTCTCCCTCGTTTAGAATCTGATTTTGGCGCTGGCATCAACGCTCTTCTTGAAGGGCAACAACCAGAGTTCACTTGGAAAACAGAAGGTGCGACATTGGGCGTCGTACTTGCTGCCCAAGGGTACCCAAATAATACGGTGACCGGCGCGCCAATTCCGGATATTTCCGTGGATGACAGCTCCCACGTCTACTATGCGGGAGTCGCAAACTCCGAGCAAACTACTACACAGCTGCTCACATCGTCGGGACGTGTGCTGCTGCTTGAGTCCTCAGGCGACACCATCGAAGACGCGCAACGTAAGGTTTACCGTATTCTCGATGAGCTAGACACCACTGGCATGTTCTATCGTAAAGATATTGGTGCTAAAGCGCTGTAA
- the purM gene encoding phosphoribosylformylglycinamidine cyclo-ligase, giving the protein MPTAYENAGVSVEAGYEVVNRIQRHVARTARQGAGGIGGFGGLFDLSSLNYQQPVLVSGTDGVGTKLLVAKAAGRHDTIGMDCVAMCVNDILAQGAEPIFFLDYIACGKNDPELLEQVVKGVTDGCVEAGAALVGGETAEMPDMYDADEYDLAGFTVGVVEKSKIIDGSAIQEGDVIIGLPSSGVHSNGFSLVRKALFKDSDFTVDTKLPELEGLTLADELLKPTRIYAKALKPLFAADVLNGVAHITGGGFVEKVPRIIPEGLAAAFDIDSWDVPPIFRILQEYGHVEALEMYNIFNMGIGMVLMVSPAKAAEVGRILDEANEAHYVVGRIIKDNGARVELRHGI; this is encoded by the coding sequence ATGCCAACAGCTTATGAGAACGCCGGTGTGAGCGTCGAAGCTGGTTACGAAGTTGTCAACCGAATCCAGCGCCATGTTGCACGCACAGCTCGCCAAGGAGCCGGTGGCATCGGAGGTTTTGGTGGACTTTTCGATCTTTCTTCACTGAACTACCAGCAGCCTGTTCTTGTTTCAGGAACTGACGGAGTAGGGACCAAACTTCTGGTGGCAAAAGCTGCGGGAAGACATGACACTATTGGTATGGACTGTGTGGCCATGTGTGTGAATGACATTCTTGCTCAAGGTGCTGAACCAATCTTCTTCTTGGATTACATTGCTTGCGGTAAAAATGATCCTGAACTTCTTGAACAGGTTGTTAAGGGTGTGACAGATGGTTGCGTCGAAGCAGGTGCCGCGCTCGTTGGTGGTGAAACTGCAGAGATGCCCGATATGTATGACGCCGATGAATACGACTTGGCCGGATTCACGGTAGGCGTGGTCGAAAAAAGCAAGATTATTGACGGCAGCGCCATACAAGAGGGCGATGTGATAATCGGTCTCCCCTCCTCCGGAGTGCATTCCAACGGTTTCTCATTAGTGCGCAAAGCATTGTTCAAAGACTCTGATTTCACCGTAGATACTAAACTCCCCGAGCTTGAAGGTTTAACTCTTGCTGATGAGTTGCTCAAACCCACAAGAATTTATGCCAAAGCTCTTAAACCTCTTTTTGCAGCTGATGTTCTCAACGGAGTAGCACATATTACTGGCGGCGGCTTTGTTGAAAAAGTACCTCGCATTATTCCAGAAGGCCTTGCTGCAGCCTTCGATATTGACAGCTGGGATGTTCCACCTATCTTCCGCATTCTGCAGGAGTATGGTCACGTCGAAGCGCTAGAAATGTATAACATTTTCAATATGGGCATCGGCATGGTGCTCATGGTCAGCCCCGCCAAAGCCGCTGAGGTTGGCAGAATTCTCGATGAAGCAAACGAAGCACATTATGTGGTCGGCAGAATCATCAAGGATAATGGCGCGCGCGTGGAATTACGTCACGGCATCTGA
- the purF gene encoding amidophosphoribosyltransferase, with the protein MPAELEGLHEECGVFGVWGHPDAARLTYFGLHALQHRGQEGAGIVSNNDGHLIGHRGLGLLTQVFSEEANITRLKGNTTIGHVRYATSGSGSIDNIQPFIFRFHDGDIALCHNGNLTNCESLKCELEEQGAIFHSNSDTEVLMHLIRRAPGSNFIEQLKYALNQVHGGFAYLLMTEHEIIGALDPNGFRPLSLGRMTNGAYILASETCALDIVGAQFVRNIRPGEIVIIDDSGYRIERYTDDTQLAICSMEFIYFARPDSNIYGINVHSARKRMGARLAKECPVDADMVIGVPNSSLSAASGYAEASGLPNEMGLIKNQYVARTFIQPTQELREQGVRMKLAAVRGVVSGKRVIVIDDSIVRGTTSKRIVRLLREAGATEVHMRIASPPLKYPCYYGIDIQKSSELIAAKKSVEDIRDYIGADSLSFLTVDGLVESIGLNADAPYGGLCVAYFNGDYPTRLDDYEEDFLAALTPEDRVRVTRFAEDTSNYKDNEFINPPAPLHTQHI; encoded by the coding sequence ATGCCTGCTGAGCTAGAAGGCCTGCATGAGGAATGTGGCGTCTTTGGCGTCTGGGGTCACCCTGATGCCGCCCGTCTGACATACTTCGGTTTACACGCCCTACAACATCGCGGCCAAGAAGGTGCAGGCATCGTTTCCAACAACGATGGTCACCTTATTGGGCACCGTGGTCTTGGACTACTAACACAGGTGTTTTCCGAAGAAGCCAATATCACTAGGCTTAAAGGCAACACCACCATCGGGCACGTGCGCTATGCCACTTCAGGTTCGGGTTCGATTGATAACATTCAACCCTTCATCTTCCGTTTCCATGACGGCGACATTGCTTTATGCCACAATGGCAACCTCACGAACTGTGAATCACTCAAATGTGAACTCGAAGAGCAGGGTGCGATTTTCCATTCCAATTCGGATACTGAAGTGTTGATGCATCTTATCCGTCGTGCTCCTGGTAGTAACTTCATTGAGCAATTGAAATACGCGCTTAATCAGGTTCATGGCGGATTCGCTTATTTGCTCATGACTGAGCATGAAATCATCGGTGCATTGGATCCTAATGGTTTCAGACCACTATCGTTAGGACGTATGACAAACGGGGCGTATATTCTCGCCTCAGAAACTTGTGCTCTCGATATTGTCGGCGCACAATTCGTTCGAAATATTCGCCCTGGTGAAATCGTGATTATTGATGACTCAGGCTATCGCATCGAACGATATACCGATGATACTCAGCTAGCTATTTGCTCGATGGAATTCATCTACTTCGCACGGCCTGATTCCAATATTTATGGGATTAATGTCCATTCGGCACGCAAGCGTATGGGTGCACGTTTGGCGAAAGAGTGCCCAGTAGATGCCGATATGGTTATTGGCGTTCCAAACTCTTCACTTTCTGCAGCCTCAGGCTATGCGGAAGCTTCGGGTCTGCCCAATGAAATGGGTCTTATCAAAAATCAATATGTGGCACGAACCTTCATCCAGCCAACTCAGGAACTCCGCGAGCAGGGTGTGCGTATGAAGCTTGCAGCCGTACGTGGTGTGGTTTCCGGAAAGCGAGTTATCGTTATAGATGATTCAATTGTTCGCGGAACTACATCGAAGCGTATTGTGCGTTTGCTCCGTGAGGCAGGCGCCACAGAAGTACATATGCGTATCGCCTCACCTCCCCTGAAATATCCCTGCTACTACGGTATCGATATTCAAAAAAGTTCCGAGCTTATTGCTGCAAAGAAGTCCGTCGAAGACATTCGTGACTATATCGGAGCAGATTCCTTATCTTTCCTCACAGTCGACGGTTTGGTCGAATCCATAGGTTTGAATGCTGATGCGCCTTATGGCGGACTGTGCGTTGCTTACTTCAACGGAGACTACCCAACACGACTTGACGATTACGAGGAGGATTTCCTTGCTGCGCTAACTCCCGAAGATCGAGTACGAGTGACACGCTTCGCCGAAGACACCAGCAACTACAAAGACAACGAATTCATTAATCCGCCTGCCCCATTACATACTCAACATATCTAG